A window of Elgaria multicarinata webbii isolate HBS135686 ecotype San Diego chromosome 2, rElgMul1.1.pri, whole genome shotgun sequence contains these coding sequences:
- the RHOD gene encoding rho-related GTP-binding protein RhoD: MQGAAEAPDQLGPKRETERITEIKIVIVGDGGCGKTSLLMVFAKGEFPKIYTPTVFEKYSAPFHISDKQVQINLWDTAGQDDYDRLRPLSYSGAHAILMCYDVTNHTSFENVLMKWYPEVKHFCRGIPILLVGCKTDLRKDKVLLRKLHQDHLEPITYHQGEALAQNLHAVAYLECSARLHENIADIFAEASRAALSIMKKQRRHKRKRTCLLS, translated from the exons ATGCAAGGAGCTGCAGAAGCTCCAGACCAGTTAGGGCCcaaaagggagactgaaagaatcACTGAGATCAAAATTGTTATAGTTGGAGATGGAGGCTGTGGAAAGACATCACTGCTCATGGTCTTTGCAAAAGGAGAATTCCCTAAG ATTTATACCCCAACAGTGTTTGAGAAGTACTCTGCCCCCTTTCACATCAGTGACAAGCAAGTGCAGATCAATCTCTGGGATACCGCAG GGCAAGATGATTATGACAGGCTCCGACCCCTCTCCTATAGTGGGGCTCATGCAATTCTCATGTGCTATGATGTCACCAACCACACCAGCTTCGAAAATGTTCTAATGAAG TGGTACCCTGAAGTAAAGCACTTTTGCAGAGGGATTCCCATCCTGCTTGTTGGCTGCAAGACAGATCTAAGGAAAGACAAGGTTCTGCTAAGGAAGCTACATCAGGACCACCTGGAGCCCATCACATACCACCAG GGAGAGGCTTTGGCTCAGAATCTCCATGCAGTTGCCTACCTTGAGTGCTCAGCCCGCTTACATGAGAATATTGCAGACATCTTTGCAGAAGCCTCCAGAGCAGCCTTGAGCATCATGAAGAAACAACGTAGGCATAAACGCAAGAGGACTTGCCTGCTTTCCTGA